From a single Pelobacter seleniigenes DSM 18267 genomic region:
- a CDS encoding tetratricopeptide repeat protein has product MDTEDLLEQGSRALDNGDYRAANGFLSKAVTLQPSAEAWHLLAEAQIGEGQLKQAYKSLSAGLALAEDDIDLLFSLGDLYLEENRNAEALTTYQKIIDLDPGEIDAWVSKAMAYVNVDDLEAAEQTCRQALEIAPDSAFALNALGDICVNLGRIDEALSCFQQAGEIDPEDPQPLLSLADLYYEREDLEQAEQYCLKGLKLDAGLPGGYLTLGYICLDQDRTQEAVDHFQQFLRLEQSPAAKQLREEVAAVIDGLK; this is encoded by the coding sequence CTTCCTGAGCAAAGCTGTCACCCTGCAGCCCTCCGCTGAGGCCTGGCATCTGCTGGCCGAGGCGCAGATTGGGGAAGGTCAGTTGAAGCAGGCCTACAAAAGCCTCTCCGCAGGGCTGGCGTTGGCGGAAGATGATATCGACCTGTTGTTCTCCCTTGGCGACCTGTACCTGGAAGAGAACCGCAATGCCGAAGCCTTGACCACTTATCAGAAGATCATTGACCTTGATCCCGGGGAGATCGATGCCTGGGTGAGCAAAGCCATGGCCTATGTTAATGTCGACGATTTGGAGGCTGCCGAGCAGACCTGCCGTCAGGCTTTGGAGATCGCTCCGGATTCGGCCTTTGCCCTCAACGCCCTTGGCGATATCTGTGTCAATCTAGGGCGCATCGATGAAGCGCTGAGTTGTTTTCAGCAGGCCGGGGAGATCGATCCTGAAGACCCCCAGCCACTGTTGAGCCTGGCCGATCTTTATTACGAACGGGAGGATCTGGAACAGGCGGAACAGTACTGCCTCAAGGGGCTTAAACTTGATGCCGGTCTTCCCGGCGGCTATCTGACTCTCGGTTATATCTGTCTTGACCAGGATCGAACCCAGGAAGCAGTTGATCACTTTCAGCAGTTCCTGCGCTTGGAACAGAGCCCGGCCGCCAAACAGCTGCGCGAGGAGGTCGCCGCTGTGATCGATGGGCTGAAGTAA
- a CDS encoding PxxKW family cysteine-rich protein has product MQCETVLPGTECTFWKKSGCSAEGGSCQVVVEQCQGCERIVKGSIGEVCTSYPQPSTKWATGLCNFATHKKVDLKSNDVRVNPLKAAKRAAAGKKKK; this is encoded by the coding sequence ATGCAGTGCGAAACAGTTCTCCCCGGTACCGAGTGTACCTTCTGGAAAAAGAGCGGTTGTTCCGCTGAAGGTGGCAGCTGTCAAGTCGTTGTTGAACAATGCCAAGGCTGTGAGCGGATTGTCAAAGGATCTATCGGTGAGGTCTGTACCTCGTATCCGCAACCTTCGACAAAATGGGCGACCGGTCTGTGCAATTTTGCAACGCACAAAAAAGTCGATCTCAAATCGAACGACGTTCGCGTCAACCCGTTGAAAGCAGCAAAACGCGCCGCCGCCGGGAAAAAGAAAAAGTAA
- a CDS encoding YitT family protein has product MNLSAEIRNTALFSCGAALLAFGVVLFLAPNRIATGGTAGIAILLNYLLAVPIGVLMLAVNLPLLALGWRMLGRAFALRSVVAIFLCSFFVDLFREYLQLAAVSHNTLLATVYGGIAIGVGVGLMLRGNASAGGTTIIARLVAAKANFKAGQVILFCDFLIIFSAGIVFHDIERALWSLISIYVTAKCIDMILTGALSEKVVHITSHQVELLGRKIVDQLGPYGTIVTGTGLAEGEHKTMIFVTVEARRITVLRDIIRNHDPEAFMVVMDAAEMLGRGHGARP; this is encoded by the coding sequence ATGAATCTGTCTGCTGAAATTCGCAATACCGCTCTGTTTAGCTGCGGTGCGGCCCTGCTTGCCTTCGGGGTGGTGTTGTTTCTTGCCCCTAATCGGATCGCTACCGGCGGTACTGCGGGGATCGCCATCTTACTCAATTATCTCCTGGCCGTGCCGATCGGGGTGCTGATGCTGGCGGTTAATCTGCCCCTGCTGGCTCTGGGCTGGCGCATGCTCGGCCGGGCTTTTGCCCTCCGTTCCGTGGTTGCTATCTTCCTCTGTTCATTTTTTGTCGATCTGTTTCGTGAATATCTTCAGCTTGCCGCGGTCAGCCACAATACCCTGCTTGCAACAGTTTACGGCGGGATTGCTATCGGGGTAGGGGTCGGTCTGATGCTGCGTGGCAATGCTTCTGCCGGTGGCACGACCATCATTGCCAGACTGGTTGCAGCTAAAGCGAATTTTAAGGCCGGGCAGGTCATCCTGTTTTGTGATTTTCTGATTATCTTTTCTGCCGGGATTGTCTTTCATGATATTGAACGGGCCCTGTGGAGTCTGATCAGTATCTATGTCACGGCGAAATGTATCGACATGATTCTGACCGGGGCCCTGTCGGAGAAAGTGGTTCATATCACCTCCCATCAGGTTGAGCTGCTGGGGCGCAAGATCGTTGATCAGCTGGGCCCCTATGGTACCATCGTCACCGGCACCGGCTTGGCCGAAGGCGAGCATAAAACCATGATCTTTGTGACAGTTGAAGCCCGTCGGATTACGGTGCTGCGCGATATTATCCGTAACCACGACCCAGAGGCTTTTATGGTGGTCATGGATGCGGCGGAGATGCTTGGCCGCGGGCATGGTGCCAGGCCATAA
- a CDS encoding cation:proton antiporter: MGIAADIVVIVVAALGGALVAQKLRQPLVLGYILAGVVIGPFTGGVVSDAHMVEQLAEIGVALLLFALGLEFSIRELKPVKFVALLGGPLQILLTLAYGYYVGRYLDWGAGASLWLGGLVSLSSTMVILKTLMAQGRLGTLSSRVMIGILIVQDLAVVPLLILLPQVTNPAAGLPMLGVAVLKSIVFLAVMLLIGTRLLPWLLAVIARWNSRELFLLSITTIGLGIGYATYLAGLSFAFGAFVAGMVLSESDYGNQALSDIIPLRDLFGLLFFTSVGMLLDPSFLIQHWRGVVQLVVLVALGKGLIMTTTVRAFGYGNVIPLAVGLTMFQIGEFSFVLGQVGYDGGFLNADQYSSILAATILSMLMTPLLSGLTAPLYGLKKRYLGGDQLETVNLPAEGLHRHVVIAGGGQVGQYVAQILTRLQVSFVVIELGHQAMEECKRYGYPAIYGDAAQPVVLEAANLAGAQQLLLTIPDITTTEAVVRQARIMAPGISIVARSVGAEQMKALYQDGVSMVILPELEAGLEIARQALLNLKIPLPVIQEFTDSARRDNYQRESLLEADLRTMQLLKNARDLLELTWEELAEQSLLVGHSIRDLNIRQMTGASVVGVLRTGQFIANPPADFIFRAGDIVALMGRSLQAGQDAGSDTGA; this comes from the coding sequence ATGGGAATTGCTGCTGATATTGTGGTGATTGTCGTGGCGGCGCTGGGCGGAGCCCTGGTGGCTCAAAAGTTGCGTCAGCCGCTGGTGCTCGGTTATATCCTGGCCGGAGTGGTGATTGGACCGTTTACCGGTGGCGTCGTCAGCGATGCCCACATGGTCGAGCAACTGGCTGAGATCGGGGTTGCGCTGTTGTTGTTTGCCCTGGGCTTGGAATTTTCCATCAGGGAACTGAAACCCGTCAAATTTGTTGCCCTGCTCGGGGGCCCGCTGCAGATTCTTCTGACCCTGGCTTACGGTTATTATGTTGGGCGCTACCTGGACTGGGGGGCGGGCGCCTCCCTGTGGCTCGGTGGCCTGGTTTCGCTGTCCAGCACCATGGTCATCCTCAAAACCCTGATGGCGCAGGGGCGGCTTGGTACTTTATCGAGCCGGGTTATGATCGGTATCCTGATTGTCCAGGATCTGGCGGTCGTCCCTTTATTGATTCTTCTTCCCCAGGTGACTAACCCGGCCGCCGGGTTGCCGATGCTTGGTGTCGCGGTCCTCAAATCGATTGTTTTCCTGGCTGTTATGCTGCTGATCGGGACCCGCCTGTTGCCGTGGCTGCTGGCGGTGATCGCGCGTTGGAATTCGCGGGAATTGTTTCTGCTTTCCATTACCACCATTGGCCTGGGGATCGGTTATGCGACCTATCTGGCCGGTCTCTCCTTCGCCTTCGGTGCTTTTGTCGCCGGGATGGTCCTCAGTGAGTCCGATTATGGTAATCAGGCCCTGAGTGACATCATCCCGTTGCGTGACCTGTTCGGACTGCTGTTCTTTACCTCGGTCGGTATGCTGCTCGATCCTTCCTTCCTGATCCAGCATTGGCGTGGGGTCGTCCAACTGGTGGTTCTGGTCGCCCTGGGCAAAGGGTTGATCATGACCACCACGGTGCGGGCCTTCGGTTATGGCAATGTCATCCCCCTGGCGGTTGGCTTGACCATGTTTCAGATCGGTGAATTCTCTTTTGTCCTCGGTCAGGTTGGTTATGATGGCGGATTTTTGAATGCAGACCAGTATTCCTCTATCCTGGCTGCGACCATCCTGAGCATGCTGATGACCCCGTTATTGTCAGGTTTGACAGCTCCCCTGTACGGATTAAAAAAACGTTACCTGGGCGGCGATCAGCTGGAAACTGTTAACCTCCCGGCTGAAGGGCTGCATCGTCACGTGGTTATTGCCGGCGGCGGCCAGGTCGGTCAATATGTGGCACAGATCCTTACCCGCCTTCAGGTGTCTTTTGTGGTGATTGAACTTGGCCATCAGGCAATGGAAGAATGCAAACGGTATGGCTATCCGGCGATCTATGGCGATGCCGCCCAACCGGTGGTTCTTGAGGCCGCCAACCTGGCTGGAGCGCAACAGTTGTTGCTGACCATCCCGGATATCACCACCACCGAAGCTGTGGTCAGACAAGCCCGGATCATGGCTCCGGGGATCAGTATCGTGGCACGCTCGGTCGGTGCCGAGCAGATGAAAGCACTTTATCAGGATGGGGTGTCCATGGTCATCTTGCCGGAGTTGGAAGCAGGGCTGGAAATTGCCCGGCAGGCATTGTTGAATCTCAAGATTCCCCTGCCGGTGATTCAGGAATTTACCGATTCTGCCCGACGGGACAACTACCAGCGAGAGTCATTACTGGAAGCAGATCTGCGCACCATGCAGTTGCTGAAGAATGCCAGAGATCTGCTGGAGTTGACTTGGGAAGAGCTGGCCGAACAGAGTCTGTTGGTCGGTCACAGTATCAGGGATCTTAATATCCGACAAATGACCGGGGCCTCGGTCGTGGGGGTGTTGCGCACGGGACAGTTTATTGCCAACCCGCCTGCTGATTTTATTTTCAGGGCCGGCGATATCGTGGCACTGATGGGGCGGAGTTTGCAGGCCGGACAGGATGCAGGCTCGGACACTGGCGCGTGA
- a CDS encoding MFS transporter, producing the protein MRLMIIVSALLMQVCLGATYSWSVYVQPIRLLTEISQAQAQIPFSVFYFVFPATMIFSGALVDRFGPRFSTMSGGLLFGSGWILSSFGGQNFLLTILGNGLIAGIGAGIAYIVPISTCIKWFPNNKGLVTGVAVAGFGGGAALVSYAGGFFLKHGATPFQLFGYLGFAFAALIIFSGFFMLNPPNFNQSAKISFQFSRVLTDRRFVILYFAMFTGLAAGFAVNANIKELYRSASLLSGVSAVSFFAIANAVGRVLWGSLFDRFSSAAMIQLNLLAQAVLLFASPFILTSAGGLQLFAALTGFNYGGVLVIYAGSVARTWGAEKVGTIYGWLFSANIPGAVAPLLAGYFYDLTGSFTIPLLTLAGIMLSAIGIVQLNRELFSSR; encoded by the coding sequence ATGCGCCTGATGATCATTGTCTCCGCCCTGCTTATGCAGGTCTGTCTTGGAGCAACCTATTCCTGGTCTGTTTATGTCCAGCCGATCAGGCTCTTAACGGAAATATCCCAGGCTCAAGCCCAGATTCCATTTTCGGTTTTTTACTTCGTTTTTCCGGCAACAATGATTTTTTCCGGGGCTTTGGTCGATCGCTTCGGCCCCCGCTTCTCCACCATGAGCGGCGGGTTGCTGTTCGGCAGCGGTTGGATTCTCTCGTCCTTCGGTGGCCAGAATTTTCTGTTGACCATCCTTGGCAACGGGCTTATTGCCGGAATCGGCGCTGGAATCGCCTATATTGTCCCGATTTCCACCTGCATCAAATGGTTTCCCAATAACAAGGGGCTGGTGACCGGGGTCGCTGTGGCCGGTTTCGGCGGCGGTGCAGCATTGGTCAGCTATGCTGGCGGGTTCTTTCTCAAGCACGGCGCCACTCCGTTTCAGTTGTTCGGCTACCTGGGCTTTGCCTTTGCGGCACTGATCATCTTTTCCGGATTTTTCATGCTCAATCCACCGAATTTCAATCAGTCCGCAAAAATCAGCTTTCAATTCAGCCGGGTTTTGACCGACCGGCGCTTTGTCATCCTTTACTTTGCCATGTTCACCGGGCTGGCCGCCGGCTTTGCCGTCAACGCCAACATCAAGGAACTGTACCGATCGGCCAGCCTGTTGAGCGGCGTCAGTGCGGTCTCTTTCTTCGCCATAGCCAATGCGGTCGGTCGCGTCCTCTGGGGCAGCCTGTTCGACCGCTTCAGCAGCGCGGCAATGATTCAACTGAACCTGCTGGCCCAGGCAGTTCTGCTGTTCGCCTCCCCGTTTATCCTGACCTCAGCCGGCGGGCTGCAGCTGTTTGCGGCACTGACCGGGTTTAATTATGGTGGAGTTCTAGTCATATATGCCGGCTCGGTAGCCAGAACCTGGGGCGCGGAAAAAGTCGGAACCATTTATGGCTGGCTGTTTTCGGCCAATATTCCCGGCGCTGTCGCTCCGCTTCTAGCCGGATATTTTTATGATTTAACCGGGAGTTTTACCATCCCGTTACTGACCCTGGCCGGGATTATGTTGAGCGCAATCGGCATCGTCCAGCTCAACCGGGAGTTGTTTTCCAGCCGGTGA